From the Desulfosarcina sp. BuS5 genome, one window contains:
- a CDS encoding CheR family methyltransferase, with amino-acid sequence MQSGVAAESAFKNISMSDRLFKRFGEFIYKECGIKLPPAKKTMLTVRLFRRLRALGMNSFGQYYDYVCSPESRSGERIRMIDAVSTNKTDFFREPAHFDILGRQALPDLVGSMHNGSRKKLNVWSAGCSSGEEPYTLAMVLSEFFTERQNKAQADAKSLTRPLDQFSILATDISIQVLETAKKAIYPKQMVNPVPPMMKRKYLMHGTGSQKEFYRMVPELRSRITFQRLNFMENNFGIRMLMDIIFCRNVIIYFDRQTQIKLFEKFYNQLAPGGYLFIGHSESLHGINNRFRLVATTTYKKPGKATGTNTKTER; translated from the coding sequence ATGCAAAGCGGTGTGGCTGCTGAATCAGCGTTTAAAAATATCTCTATGTCAGACCGGCTGTTTAAACGTTTTGGTGAGTTTATTTATAAAGAATGCGGCATCAAACTTCCGCCTGCCAAAAAAACCATGCTCACCGTCAGGCTTTTCAGGCGGCTGCGTGCCCTTGGCATGAATTCGTTCGGCCAATACTATGACTACGTATGCAGCCCGGAAAGCCGCAGTGGGGAGCGTATACGGATGATCGATGCTGTCAGCACAAACAAAACGGATTTTTTTCGTGAGCCGGCGCATTTTGACATTTTGGGAAGACAGGCGCTGCCGGATCTTGTCGGTTCAATGCATAATGGCAGCCGCAAAAAGCTGAATGTCTGGAGCGCAGGCTGTTCCAGCGGAGAAGAACCTTATACGCTGGCCATGGTACTGTCGGAATTTTTTACTGAAAGACAAAACAAAGCTCAGGCTGATGCGAAATCGCTCACCCGACCACTCGACCAGTTTTCCATACTCGCAACCGACATCTCCATACAAGTGCTGGAAACTGCGAAAAAAGCAATCTATCCAAAGCAAATGGTTAACCCTGTCCCTCCCATGATGAAACGAAAATATCTTATGCATGGCACCGGATCACAGAAAGAGTTCTATCGGATGGTACCTGAATTGCGCAGCCGAATAACCTTTCAGAGGCTCAACTTTATGGAAAATAATTTCGGAATACGGATGCTCATGGATATTATATTCTGCCGTAATGTCATAATTTACTTTGACCGGCAGACCCAGATCAAGTTGTTTGAAAAATTTTATAATCAGCTTGCCCCGGGAGGATATCTTTTTATAGGTCATTCGGAATCACTTCACGGAATTAACAACCGGTTCCGTCTTGTTGCAACCACTACGTACAAAAAACCTGGTAAGGCAACCGGTACCAACACAAAAACGGAGAGATGA
- a CDS encoding PAS domain S-box protein: MYYFHYVLEIGTGFTHFFYVPIILASLWWQRKGLGVTLLLAILLLFTHYFLRDPIGAGNDYFRAFMFVSVGFVAALVSERIVKKNESLRESEGKFKSLFENMKSGVAVYEAENNGKDFIFKDLNKAGEQIDKIARGELIGKSVLEIFPSIKDFGLFDVLQRVWKTGQPEHHPITIYKDERITGWRENDIYKLPSGEIVAVYDDVSERKQMEEALQKNERNLSITLNSIGDAVIATDTKGRVTRMNPIAEKLTGWNLSEAKGRPLIEVFNIINEETRKQMKSPAEKVMREGTIVGLANHTVLISKNGTETPIADSGAPIKNDQGDIFGIILVFRDISEKIEAEKQKKKLEAEAMRTGQLVSIGEIAAGVAHEINNPINSVINLAQILLDECNSESSEYDIAGRIIKEGDRIANIVSNLLSFARGNMEKEKNLVNLSEIISDTLVLAKVQMQKDQIELRVNIPLNLPKIIANPQQIQQVFLNLIINARYALNQKYSGTHENKILEILGEEATIDDCPYVRAIFQDNGIGIPANEIKKVINPFYSTKPTGIGTGLGLSISHGIISDHGGYIRIESTEGEFTRVIIDLPASGKEKR; the protein is encoded by the coding sequence TTGTACTATTTTCATTACGTCCTTGAAATCGGCACTGGTTTTACCCACTTCTTCTATGTTCCAATAATCCTGGCATCGTTATGGTGGCAGAGGAAAGGTTTGGGCGTAACCCTGTTGTTGGCCATTCTTCTGCTTTTTACCCACTATTTCTTGCGAGATCCTATAGGGGCCGGCAATGATTATTTTCGGGCGTTTATGTTTGTGTCTGTCGGTTTTGTAGCGGCTCTGGTAAGTGAGAGAATTGTGAAGAAAAATGAAAGCCTGCGGGAGAGTGAGGGAAAATTCAAAAGCCTGTTTGAGAATATGAAAAGCGGAGTTGCCGTATATGAGGCAGAGAACAACGGAAAGGATTTCATCTTTAAGGATTTAAACAAGGCAGGAGAGCAGATAGACAAAATTGCCCGCGGAGAGCTTATCGGCAAAAGTGTCCTGGAGATTTTCCCTTCTATAAAAGATTTTGGCCTTTTCGACGTGCTCCAACGAGTATGGAAAACAGGACAGCCGGAACATCATCCAATAACTATATATAAAGATGAAAGGATAACCGGCTGGAGAGAAAACGATATCTACAAATTGCCTTCAGGCGAAATAGTCGCTGTTTATGATGACGTTTCCGAACGTAAGCAAATGGAGGAGGCGCTCCAGAAGAACGAAAGAAATCTTTCCATAACACTCAATTCAATAGGAGATGCAGTTATAGCAACAGATACCAAAGGCCGCGTTACACGAATGAACCCGATTGCAGAAAAGCTTACCGGCTGGAATTTGTCTGAGGCAAAAGGACGTCCTCTCATCGAAGTATTTAACATTATAAATGAGGAAACTCGTAAACAAATGAAGAGCCCTGCTGAAAAAGTAATGCGGGAAGGAACTATCGTTGGTCTGGCTAACCATACAGTCTTGATCTCGAAAAACGGCACAGAGACTCCTATTGCAGATAGTGGCGCGCCGATTAAAAACGATCAAGGCGATATCTTTGGTATTATATTGGTTTTTCGCGATATTTCAGAAAAAATAGAAGCTGAGAAGCAAAAGAAGAAATTAGAGGCTGAAGCCATGCGGACCGGTCAATTAGTGTCGATTGGTGAAATAGCGGCCGGCGTTGCCCATGAGATCAATAACCCCATAAATTCAGTTATAAACCTGGCCCAGATATTGCTTGATGAATGTAATAGCGAAAGTTCGGAATATGATATTGCCGGACGGATTATCAAGGAGGGTGACCGTATTGCCAATATTGTCAGCAACCTCCTTTCTTTTGCACGGGGCAACATGGAAAAAGAAAAAAATTTGGTAAACCTGTCTGAAATCATCTCTGATACGCTTGTTCTGGCAAAAGTCCAGATGCAAAAGGATCAAATAGAGTTAAGGGTCAATATTCCTTTAAATTTGCCCAAAATTATTGCAAACCCACAACAGATTCAACAGGTTTTCCTGAATCTCATAATCAATGCGCGATATGCCTTGAACCAAAAATATTCCGGGACGCATGAAAATAAAATACTTGAGATCCTGGGTGAAGAAGCAACTATTGATGATTGCCCCTATGTCCGGGCCATTTTTCAGGACAACGGCATAGGGATACCCGCCAATGAAATTAAAAAGGTTATAAACCCGTTTTATTCAACCAAACCCACCGGCATAGGCACCGGCCTGGGCTTGAGCATCAGCCATGGCATTATCAGTGATCATGGCGGTTATATAAGAATTGAAAGCACCGAGGGTGAATTTACCAGGGTAATAATCGATCTTCCGGCTTCCGGCAAGGAGAAGAGATGA
- a CDS encoding chemotaxis protein CheW encodes MNDNAATEIAQYLTFGLGEEEFALELSKVREIMDYTTITRVPRMPQFLRGVINLRGNVVPVIDLRLKLGMSATEKTVDTCIVIMEIMVDGEAVDMGALADSVQEVIELDPAEIEPPPRLGTKLNTEFIQGMGKRDDKFLIILNIDKVLAGDELELIHDKSESSVMDMAKHTVETEALPPDTSFATTPAGNVPPGL; translated from the coding sequence ATGAACGACAACGCAGCAACTGAAATCGCTCAGTACCTTACCTTTGGCCTGGGCGAAGAAGAATTCGCGCTGGAACTTTCAAAGGTGCGTGAGATTATGGATTATACAACTATTACCAGGGTCCCCAGAATGCCTCAATTCTTGAGAGGAGTTATTAATCTGCGGGGCAACGTAGTGCCTGTAATCGATCTTCGTTTAAAACTTGGGATGAGCGCAACAGAAAAAACGGTGGATACATGTATTGTGATTATGGAAATTATGGTCGACGGCGAAGCTGTTGACATGGGAGCACTGGCCGATTCCGTGCAGGAGGTAATCGAACTTGATCCTGCCGAGATTGAACCGCCTCCCAGGCTTGGAACAAAACTCAACACCGAATTTATCCAGGGCATGGGCAAACGGGATGACAAGTTTCTGATTATTCTCAATATCGACAAGGTGCTCGCCGGTGATGAGCTGGAGTTAATTCATGATAAAAGTGAAAGCTCAGTGATGGATATGGCAAAACATACTGTTGAAACTGAAGCACTGCCTCCGGACACGAGCTTTGCGACAACTCCGGCCGGGAATGTGCCGCCGGGCTTATAA
- a CDS encoding chemotaxis protein CheD, whose protein sequence is MMSAKKEVSIHIGELYAARDSTVIKTTLGSCVAACLYDPASRIGGMNHILLPGKPDMKHFSENARYGINAMELLINRIMELGACRHRIVAKVFGGSHLFPSISEENGTGKKNITFVMEFLKREKIKVISKNIGGHDSRRIYFHVDTGDVFLKRTESVNYSKIVMKEREYLERIKDEVKNQGEVTLFD, encoded by the coding sequence ATGATGTCTGCAAAGAAAGAGGTCAGTATTCATATAGGCGAGCTGTACGCAGCCAGGGATTCCACGGTAATAAAAACAACCCTTGGCTCATGCGTTGCAGCCTGCCTGTATGACCCGGCAAGCCGGATCGGCGGCATGAATCATATCCTTCTTCCTGGAAAACCTGATATGAAACATTTTAGTGAGAATGCCAGGTACGGTATAAACGCCATGGAACTTCTGATCAACAGGATTATGGAGTTGGGCGCCTGCCGTCATCGAATTGTTGCCAAGGTTTTTGGCGGAAGCCATCTTTTCCCATCAATTTCAGAAGAAAACGGAACAGGCAAAAAAAATATAACGTTTGTCATGGAGTTTCTGAAGAGAGAAAAAATCAAGGTCATAAGCAAAAACATCGGGGGTCATGATTCCAGAAGGATATATTTTCATGTGGATACGGGTGATGTATTCCTTAAACGCACCGAGTCGGTAAATTATTCAAAAATTGTCATGAAAGAACGGGAATATCTCGAAAGAATCAAAGATGAAGTCAAAAATCAGGGAGAGGTAACGCTGTTTGACTGA
- a CDS encoding hybrid sensor histidine kinase/response regulator encodes MKNSVIVIDDSRSIRQYAMDVLKRSGFTVFGACDGPEGLNLIDKHEPDVVLLDIIMPGISGLDVLRILREKKIIVSILLFTTRSSVSQRVEGLKAGADDYIAKPFKDEELIARVGSAARRITLEKNLAKLVDVKTRKLVRKEQQALYGQIVQGIVHNLNNPLMAVSGFAEIARMELFRFSKLLEEKIDKNEMALLKNIMRNMAKVSSATDMTKSLVNTLLSKSRHESVEQKQRINLKKLIKREIEFFKADRERNHAIIITLGLDPSTSEIFGVYTDFSQVTANLVKNAADAMRNSLEKKLGIYTKHDNKNIYIIVEDTGEGISSGNIERIFDPFFTTKTCKNTQKNMETESTGLGLYTCKQLMKSYGADISVKSKPGAGAVFKIVIPRINIFKQRKDCGQVTSSVHP; translated from the coding sequence ATGAAAAACAGTGTTATAGTGATAGACGACAGCCGATCCATAAGACAATATGCCATGGATGTGCTTAAACGCTCCGGGTTTACCGTGTTTGGCGCGTGTGATGGGCCTGAAGGGCTGAACTTAATCGACAAACATGAGCCTGATGTTGTGTTGCTCGACATTATAATGCCCGGCATAAGCGGTCTGGATGTCCTGCGAATACTGCGGGAAAAAAAGATTATAGTTTCCATCCTGCTGTTTACCACCCGATCGTCAGTTTCCCAGCGGGTTGAAGGTCTAAAGGCAGGGGCTGACGATTATATTGCCAAACCTTTTAAAGATGAAGAACTCATAGCCCGGGTCGGCTCTGCGGCCAGAAGAATAACACTTGAAAAAAACCTTGCCAAACTGGTCGATGTCAAGACAAGAAAGTTAGTCAGGAAAGAACAGCAGGCTCTTTACGGTCAAATAGTTCAGGGAATTGTCCACAACCTTAACAATCCGCTTATGGCTGTTTCCGGTTTTGCTGAAATTGCAAGAATGGAACTTTTCAGGTTTTCCAAATTATTAGAAGAAAAAATTGATAAAAACGAAATGGCCTTGCTGAAAAATATTATGCGCAACATGGCGAAAGTATCTTCAGCCACTGACATGACGAAATCACTTGTCAACACCCTCCTTAGCAAAAGCAGACACGAATCGGTTGAGCAGAAACAACGAATCAATCTTAAAAAGCTTATAAAAAGGGAGATTGAATTTTTTAAAGCAGACCGTGAACGAAACCATGCTATAATAATAACCCTTGGTCTCGACCCGTCAACTTCTGAGATATTCGGCGTTTATACTGATTTTTCGCAAGTTACCGCCAATCTGGTAAAAAATGCAGCGGATGCCATGAGAAATTCACTTGAAAAAAAGCTTGGTATATACACAAAACATGATAACAAAAATATATACATCATAGTTGAAGATACCGGAGAAGGAATATCTTCCGGCAATATAGAACGTATTTTTGATCCGTTTTTCACAACCAAAACCTGTAAGAACACACAAAAAAATATGGAAACAGAAAGCACGGGGTTGGGATTATATACCTGCAAGCAATTGATGAAATCATATGGCGCTGATATCTCTGTAAAAAGCAAACCCGGTGCTGGGGCTGTATTTAAAATAGTCATTCCCCGTATAAATATTTTTAAACAACGTAAGGATTGCGGTCAGGTAACTAGCAGTGTCCATCCATAA
- a CDS encoding protein-glutamate methylesterase/protein-glutamine glutaminase, with translation MKNKIKVLIVDDSAVVRQTLEEILSSDPAIEVMATASDPFIAADKIKKETPDVITLDVEMPRMDGLTFLHKIMIQHPIPVVICSSLTEKGCETTLKSLEYGALDIITKPKMGAKKFFEESRIKICDSVKAAAQARVKAISSTRKKATGKLTADAVIAPPTGRAMISTTEKMIAVGASTGGTEALRVFLEAIPLDSPGIVIVQHMPEHFTTAFAKRLNGICRIEVKEAEDGDSVLKGRALIAPGNKHLLLKRSGAKYYVEIKDGPLVCRHRPSVDVLFRSVARYAGSNAVGVIMTGMGDDGARGMLEMKEAGASTIAQDEKTCVVFGMPQEAIKRGAIDHVLPLEAIAGEVLKSYDQHKPEL, from the coding sequence ATGAAAAATAAAATTAAAGTATTAATTGTTGATGACTCTGCGGTCGTGCGGCAAACTCTTGAGGAAATTTTGAGTTCCGATCCGGCCATTGAAGTAATGGCAACAGCATCAGACCCTTTTATTGCCGCGGATAAAATAAAAAAAGAAACACCTGATGTAATAACACTTGACGTGGAAATGCCTCGCATGGACGGGCTTACTTTTTTGCACAAAATTATGATCCAGCATCCCATACCGGTGGTAATATGTTCCAGCCTGACCGAAAAGGGCTGTGAAACCACTCTTAAATCTTTGGAATACGGGGCACTGGATATCATTACAAAGCCAAAGATGGGAGCTAAAAAGTTTTTCGAAGAATCAAGAATAAAAATTTGCGATTCCGTAAAGGCAGCAGCCCAGGCCCGCGTAAAGGCTATTTCCAGCACACGAAAAAAGGCAACCGGCAAACTCACCGCAGACGCAGTGATTGCTCCCCCGACCGGCAGAGCGATGATCAGCACTACCGAAAAGATGATTGCAGTGGGCGCATCCACAGGAGGCACCGAAGCCTTGCGGGTATTTCTTGAAGCCATTCCCCTGGACAGCCCCGGCATCGTGATTGTCCAGCACATGCCGGAGCATTTTACCACCGCTTTTGCCAAGCGGCTCAACGGCATCTGTCGCATTGAGGTAAAAGAAGCGGAAGACGGAGACAGTGTTCTTAAAGGGCGAGCCCTGATAGCCCCCGGGAACAAACACCTCCTTTTAAAAAGAAGTGGAGCAAAATATTATGTTGAAATAAAGGACGGTCCCCTGGTATGTCGGCACCGGCCTTCGGTTGACGTTCTTTTTCGTTCAGTCGCCAGGTATGCAGGTTCAAACGCCGTAGGTGTCATCATGACCGGTATGGGCGATGACGGCGCCAGGGGAATGTTGGAAATGAAGGAGGCCGGCGCTTCTACCATAGCCCAGGATGAAAAGACCTGCGTAGTGTTCGGTATGCCCCAGGAAGCCATAAAACGGGGTGCGATTGATCATGTGCTCCCCCTGGAAGCTATAGCCGGAGAAGTATTAAAAAGCTACGATCAGCATAAACCTGAATTGTGA